Proteins from a single region of Hordeum vulgare subsp. vulgare chromosome 6H, MorexV3_pseudomolecules_assembly, whole genome shotgun sequence:
- the LOC123402034 gene encoding very-long-chain aldehyde decarbonylase GL1-4, with product MATRPGPLTEWPWQRMGNFKYLVMAPVVVHGAYRVMNKGWGDIDLAYALILPSLALRMIHNQIWISLSRYQTARSKHRIVDRGIEFDQVDRERGWDDQIVFNGLLFYVGYLAIPNVRGLPLWRTDGAVATALLHAGPVEFLYYWFHRALHHHFLYSRYHSHHHASIVTEPITSVIHPFGEHIVYFTLFAIPMLSTLYMGNGSALVFVMYIVYIDFMNNMGHCNFELVPKWMFQVFPPLKYLMYTPSFHSLHHTQFRTNYSLFMPFYDYIYSTMDKASDELYENSLKGTEETPDLVHLTHMTNLQSAYHLRVGFASIASKPSDNSEWYMWTLWPLAWLSMVVAWIYGSSAFVVERIKLKKLKMQTWVVPRYNFQYGLTWDRESINDLIEKAILDADVRGVKVLSLGLLNQEKQLNGNGELFRQKYPKLGLRIVDGSGLATGVVLKSIPSDAKQVFLHTGTSKVARAVAMALCGKGIQVIMNRKKEYDMLKSQMPENRASYLKCSSNDITKIWLVERMEDKEQRMAPKGTVFIPISQFPLKKVRKDCTYLSTPAMKIPDTMQNIHSCENWLPRRVMSAWHIAGILHVLEGWSVHECGDDMMDSEKAWSAAIRHGFVPLTKA from the exons ATGGCGACCAGGCCGGGGCCTTTGACTGAATGGCCATGGCAGAGGATGGGCAACTTCAAG TACCTGGTGatggcgccggtggtggtgcacgGCGCGTACCGGGTGATGAACAAGGGGTGGGGCGACATCGACCTTGCCTACGCGCTCATCCTGCCGTCGCTGGCGCTGCGGATGATCCACAACCAGATCTGGATCAGCCTGTCCCGCTACCAGACCGCGCGCAGCAAGCACCGCATCGTCGACCGCGGCATCGAGTTCGACCAGGTCGACCGGGAGCGCGGATGGGACGACCAGATCGTCTTCAACGGCCTGCTCTTCTACGTGGGGTACCTGGCCATCCCCAACGTTCGGGGGCTCCCGCTGTGGCGGACGGACGGCGCGGTGGCGACGGCGCTGCTGCACGCCGGGCCAGTGGAGTTCCTCTATTACTGGTTCCACCGCGCGCTGCACCACCATTTCCTATACTCGCGATACCACTCCCACCACCACGCCTCCATCGTCACCGAGCCCATCACCT CGGTTATCCATCCTTTTGGCGAACACATCGTCTATTTCACGCTCTTTGCAATCCCGATGTTGTCCACACTTTATATGGGAAATGGCTCCGCCCTCGTATTTGTGATGTATATCGTTTACATTGACTTCATGAACAACATGGGGCACTGCAATTTTGAGTTGGTGCCAAAGTGGATGTTCCAAGTCTTTCCTCCTCTCAAGTACCTCATGTACACCCCATC GTTTCATTCTCTTCACCACACGCAGTTCCGCACAAACTATTCACTCTTCATGCCATTTTATGACTACATATACAGCACTATGGACAAGGCATCTGACGAGCTGTATGAGAACTCACTGAAAGGAACAGAGGAGACACCTGACCTTGTTCATCTCACACATATGACCAACTTGCAATCGGCTTATCATCTAAGGGTTGGATTCGCCTCCATAGCATCCAAACCATCTGATAACTCCGAGTGGTATATGTGGACTCTGTGGCCCTTGGCATGGCTGTCAATGGTAGTAGCATGGATTTATGGGTCATCTGCATTCGTGGTCGAGAGAATCAAGCTAAAGAAGCTGAAGATGCAAACATGGGTCGTACCAAGATACAACTTCCAA TATGGTCTGACATGGGATAGAGAATCGATCAACGACTTAATTGAAAAGGCGATATTGGATGCTGatgtaagaggggttaaagtgctCAGTCTAGGGCTACTAAATCAG GAAAAACAGCTCAATGGGAATGGTGAACTATTTAGACAGAAATACCCAAAATTAGGACTTCGAATTGTTGATGGAAGTGGCTTAGCAACTGGTGTTGTCCTAAAAAGCATCCCTTCAGATGCAAAGCAAGTTTTCCTTCATACAGGGACTTCTAAGGTAGCCCGTGCCGTTGCTATGGCATTATGTGGCAAGGGCatccag GTGATCATGAATCGTAAGAAAGAGTATGACATGCTCAAGTCACAGATGCCAGAGAACAGAGCAAGCTACTTGAAGTGCTCCAGCAATGACATAACCAAG ATTTGGTTAGTAGAGAGGATGGAGGACAAAGAACAGAGGATGGCACCAAAAGGAACAGTGTTCATTCCAATATCGCAGTTCCCCCTGAAGAAAGTCCGCAAAGACTGCACTTACTTGAGCACTCCGGCGATGAAGATCCCGGACACTATGCAGAACATCCACTCCTGCGAG AACTGGTTGCCGAGAAGGGTGATGAGCGCGTGGCATATCGCCGGAATACTTCATGTCCTGGAAGGGTGGAGCGTGCACGAGTGCGGGGACGACATGATGGACTCTGAGAAAGCATGGTCGGCCGCTATCAGGCACGGCTTTGTCCCTCTCACGAAAGCTTGA